In Anas platyrhynchos isolate ZD024472 breed Pekin duck chromosome 15, IASCAAS_PekinDuck_T2T, whole genome shotgun sequence, the DNA window AGAAAGAAGCCTATGTTTCCCACAGTGCTAATCACAAGAAGCAGAGCCAAGACAGAGGTCAGGGAGATCCAGGTTCTTCTatcagataaaagaaaaatccacatAAGCAACATCTCCTGACCCACTCCCACATGCTCCCTGCGTGCAAATGATTTCTCAAGGTTTGTACTCCCTTCTCTGTCATCTCAAGCTTACAGTTGTGCTCTCAGGCAGGTGAGAGCAGGCTCTGTGCAAGGCTCTGAAAGGCTGCTACGGCAGCCAGAGCTCATCGGTGGTTCTGGctttgcccagagaggctgtagcTTCAGTAATACTACCAAAGCCGGGCTCTGGTGGAGGATCTGTCCCTGCCCTTCTGCTGGGCACACAGTGTGTCACTGGGAGAGGAAAGGTGGCTGGTTGTTTGTGCAAGCTGCTGGGCGCTGGGCTCAGCTCACGAACTGTCACTGACGGTGGCTTCAGCTCAGCACTTGTCTTACAACGAGGTTTTGTCACTTTGCCTCACattactgtgtgtgtgtgtgtatactcGTGACCAGTATTACACACTTACTCTGACAGAGagaatttttctttgttcttttccttattcTGGGAAGCCAAACACTGcccagctggaaaacagagaggaaagaaagttAGTGAGGGGTTAAAATTGCAGTGAACAAGGATAAGCTTAGCTAAGGTAATAGAAACTCAAGCCTGTTGACTAAGCAAACAGAACATGAGTTGGAAGAGCAACTTTGacacatactttaaaaaaataataatccactCCAGTGCACTCAGAGGTACCTTTGTTTAGCTGGTCCTGTACTTCCAAGTCGTAGGTGATGTTACAGCTGCCCGTCTCTCGGTCGCAGGGACAGGCGTGTTCacaggcacagagctgctggcagTTGGGCCCATACCAGCCCATGGGGCATACTAGGAGAAGTATCACAAAGAAGCTGGTTATTATCAGAGCTCTGTGTGTTCAGAACCCACCCAGCCTGtcaccctgcagctccccttAGCCCCCAGCTCAGTTGTGCCTGTTTCAGCTGCACCAGCTGGGTGCCAGGAACCAGGGACACACTCTCAGCTgtaagagaggctcagcccctGCACATAGCTGAGGTATTCATGGTGCTTCTGGCACCACAGCAGGCTCCAGCATTGTTGCTTTCAATGCACTTTTCTCCCTGCCACCTTTGAGCTACGGGCCTGCTGTTTGGCTCATAAGCAAAGGTGGTAGGGGGCAGTGGCCAGTTCCTAAAGGGAAGGAGGTACTTCTGTGTGAGCACAGGCAGCCAGCAGGCTCTTCAGTTGTGCTGAACAGTCAGCTTCAAAGCCCCCACGCTTTCTGCAGCCTGACAAAGCTGTTCTACCTCCCCACTCTGCGTTCTCCATCAGCCTGAAAGCACTGAACTCAAAGTTAATGACTGCTATTTTGCTTACTTCTAGGAGGAGGTTTTTGTAAAGCAGGGCTCAGGCTAGCTGAGTGTTCTTAGGCTGAGAACAAAGCCTCGCTGAAGTAACTGCATGCACAAGTTTACACCCACGCTGCAATTAACTTGtcctggcagcagagcaggctgtTCAGGCAGATACGCAGGAGCCTCCAGTACTTCAGAAAGTGTAAATTGCAGTTACACAACTGAGCATGTTGCCAGCTCAGTTATCACCAGCACAAGCACAGCTGGACTTCCAaggccaggagccagcagggacCTCTAGAGCCTTTCACAGTCCCTGACTTGGATCACCCAAAGTGTGACCTGTGGGCAGGGCCTGGTGCAGCACCTCCAAGGGCAGGGCAGGTGGTATTTGTGctatacacacaaaaaagcaaTGCAGCTTTTCTGGGCAGAGACTCAACAGGGATCTACAGTTGTCTAATgatgaagaaaatctctcctctctcctctctgttccttttctttttagtcaATTCAGGTAGGACAGGCAAGCCCTTAAGAGCTGGTAGGTTGTGCTCCAGCTGTGAAGCTGAGGCCTAATGCTGTTCAGCAGAGTTCACACAAATTGCCTACATGAGGTGGctcaaatacaacaaaaaaaagcctctccccagcccaggctgttTTCCAGAGCAGCCCTTACCGTGCTCACAGCTGGAGCCATAgtacccagctgggcaggagcaggctccGTGCACGGGCTCACACGAGCCACCGTTCTGGCACTGGCACTTCTGGGTGCAAGCATCCCCGTAGAAACCACTTGCACAAGCTGCAAGAGACAAGCAGAGATGGCATCAGGCTTTGCACGTGTTTGTGACAGTCTCACCCCATGTTACACCCCGGAGCATTCACTGGCCCAGGATTTTGATggctgctcagaaaaaaagtctgtgcCTTGCCCAAGGAGCAGCACGTCTCACCCAGGGACCGTGACTCCAAGTGGCAGGAAAAGGGCAGTTTGCAAAGGGCTTCACACCAACCCCATCCGAAGAGTCTCAGGCTGCAGTTAGGCTCACACTGACAAAAAAGGAGAGTGTGCTGTAGCCTCACCCTTCACTACTCTCTCTTGGAAAGAGTACTGGGGACCTTCCCCCTACTGCaggcagccagcccccgagGAAGCAGTTCAGGCTATCCTCTTGATGACTACAAAGAATTAGAATAGAGTAGAAATCAGTGTTACCTTCACTGCAGTTGCTGCCAACCCAGCCAGCATCACACAGGCATCCAGCTGTGCAAATACAAACAGAACAGACATTaacaacaacacagaaataCTTAGAAATTGCAGGAACTCAAAATTAGGAACCTCTGCTTTGTGGGGTGGCCTCTTTAACACGAGATCGGGCTGCCGCTGCCAGGGAACCCACAGATGAGGAATCTTGAACTCACAAAGAGGTCAGGTATGAACCCCACCCATTACACCTGCCCCACACAGCAGTTCCCTGACACCTCCTGCTTGATTGGATTTTGAGATATTAACTCTGGGTCAGCTACTGGCAACGCCTGCACCCAGTGGGCTCTGCCCAGTCATTTCACTGGTGCAAACTGGGCTGTGAGTTAAACCAGGGAGGTAGAAGAGAAATGGACTGAGCAGGTATAGAAGAGCAGAAGCTGAGGGCTGTGTGTTACAGCAGTTGCTGGTTTCAAGACCGGTTTACAGAAGAGTAGCAATTGCACTTGTAACAACTGAGATGCGGGGTAACTAAATGGGGGGGAAGCAACAACAAAGGGAGGGGGCAGAACTCAGCTGCGTTATTTGTCATGCAGTGTAACACGCTGCCCTTTCCAACATctcatttacaaagaaaaccaGGAGCACAAGCCCAGGGGGCAAAAAGGGAAGAATTTGAAGCGAAGCCCTATTACAGCTCTAGCTTCCAAATCTGAGTCCCAGcttggcagtgctgctgttCCCTAAAGGCAGCATGCTCTGACTGCCTCCAGcccagagggaaggggaagaacaGCTCCGTGCACCACAAGGTACGACCAGGGTGGAGGCTTGCAAAGCCAGGGCAGGGGGATTGGCACCTGCGGCACCAGAAGCCTGGGCACCCAGACACGGGAAGCCTCtgctgggagggaagcagctgctgctgctgccaaatgGCATCAACTACAGCCCTTCAGCCCACGATGGGAAGGGACTCTGGATGTGACACCTCTACTACAGCGAGCATGACTGCTCTGACCAGGTGAGCGATTCACCCCCGTCCCCGAGTGCCACCCCCTGAGTGCCACCCCGAGTGCCACGGTGACTCACAGGCCGTGCAGGTGCCGTGCAGGCTGCAGTTGGAAGGGCCGCAGTCCAACGTGTCACAGGCTGGGCCTCTCCAGAAGTCCCCATTGCAGCGGCACTCCCCTTGCACGCAGTCCCCGTGACCGCTGCAGTCCGGGGGCTCGCAGGCGGGCTCGTGGATGCACATGATGGTCGAGATGCTCCGAGGGCAGCGCCACATGTTGTCAAAGGAGCTGGGGACAGAAGATGGGTCCCATAAGGTATGCAAGCATtttgctgctcccagccctacatgcaactggctGGTAACAACCACAGATTTTCATCCCAATTCGCACTGGTAAAGGAGAATGTCagtaatggaaaaatataaagCTAGATTTGGGTCAGCGTTTTACATCAGTATTAACTCCTAATGGACAGGAGTCATTCCAAACACAGAATTACAAAAAAGCATCATGTAAGCAAAGCCTCTTTGTAAGCAGTCCTTGCTTTCCTAACTTTTGTGTTCAATATGCCTTTATCAGAACATTTTTGCCTTTAAGTGAGGGACATCACTGCAGTAATAGCAAGACTTGGCTTTCAACTGCCAGACAGCAAACAGAATTTTCAATCACTTCATGTTTGCAGTCAGAAACAGCTAAAAATCTAAATCTaacataaattattctttagGTACCCTGACATGAGGCAGAGCAGGGTCTCCAGGTCAGCGTTTCTCTTCCATTGTAATAAGCTGTTGACAGATCTCTGCAAATTGGGGTGAACATGCAACTGCGAATTCCTCGGTCAAGAGCTGCTTTCAGACCCAGATCCTACACAAGGCCACTCCATCACCTCACACAGCTTTGCTGCACATCTGAAAACAGCTAAACTTTAATCCCAGATGACGAAGTGGAAAATACAAGCAGTTACTAATTGCTTTAAATTTAGAGTATCTCTCCCCAGAAACCTGCCACTTGCCTTCACACTGTGAACTCCCAGCAGTGCTAGGACTGACTCCCCAGCAGAACAGAGGGACAGGACCGAGCTCTGCACGCTAACGGGGGCTGTGCAGTTTCCCATGCAGCCAGCACCTACCAGTGCTCTGACGGGTAGCTTGCGAGGGTCCCATTTAGGACTAGTGTTGCAGACCCTCCACCATCCAGGTTGATCGCATTGATGATTCCCTGCTGCTTCAGGAAGTCAGCCATTTCCCAGAGGTTGAGCCTGCAAAAGCACACGGTTGTCACTGTTCGTTCACACCCTCCAACCTGGCACTGCTGTGCCAGAAGCTCGGCCCCTCTCCTCGGCAGCTCTCCCATCCCACGTGTGCTGACTCGCTGCCTGAAGGTAGCACCCCGTGGCTCTGTCCTTCTAGCACCAAACCATCAGGCAGTGCCTTCAAATGGCCTCTTCaattctgcagctctctgccttAGAACATGTCAGTGGCAGCTGCAGAGTCCCTCCAGCTCTAGTGACAGAATTTAGACTGAATTTGCACCTCCCCTGAGGGCCCACCCCCGCCCTGGCCTTACCCTCTTGTTTCCGTCTGTCCATCCACATGAACCAAGACCAGCTGCCCTTGACTGTTATGTCCAACCGCAGTCCTGGCTGATATCACATTGATGAACTTCTCGAAGGTTCCTGTGCAGGAGAGGAAATAATTGATCCACCAGCTGGGTGACAGGATGGGCTGTTGAGACGCATCTGCCTGCAAAACAGCTCCCAGCAAGGGGCACAGCTAAACTGAAACACAATGAGAACAGAGCCCATGTTCCTCTTGTTTATCCGAGCCATCTAGGAATAACATGCCTAGAAGCACTCTTGTCAGGTTTCTGTCTGGCACAGGGACAAAGGAAGGGGACACAGAAGCCTGCAGTATTCATGCCCTACAGGAAGCACCTGCTTTGAGTTTCTCCGGACAAGCATTAACACCAGACGTGCTACCACTTCTCACAATCCTTAGCAAATTCTCTTTGATAGCACCGAACAGGCAAGCACAGCCCCGCCTTGCAGACTGTGGCACTCATACCACAGCTGCCACACACTCGGgtaaagcagcacagaaaagatGTTGCCCTCTTAAGCGAGCAGCAAATACTGCAACTGGACAACAGCTCCCAGAGGTCCCACCGCCTTCCAACAGCCTCATCAGGACAATCCATGCACAGGCTGAAGCTTTACGGTATTTACCTGTGGTCTGAGTTTCATCACACTCAGCCTTCTGACTCTGACCGACGTACACTTCCCCGTCTCTCAGGAGCCAAACCACTCCACTCACAAGCTGAATAAAAGGGTTTTCTTGGTCCAGAACATCTTCCTCGGACAGGTAACTAGGAaagagagagcaggaggagTTACCCCCAGTCATGGCAGCGTTAggtaaaagctgctgctgctgccagagggctctggaggcagggagaaggggaagaggtgGCTGAGTGGCTGTTGGCCGCCTTCAACACGAGCAGCCAAGCAGTGGCCAGCGGACCCGAGGCAGGATAAAAAGGGCAGAAATCAGCTGGCAGAACTTGAGGGCAGAGCCACTGGCAAATGCTCAGGGGTCTGTGGGAGCACCCCTAACAGCTCAGGCACCGTGTGTCACCGGGATGCTTCCCAAGGGACAGGGTTCTCACAGAAATCAGGGTGCTGAGCCACAGCTGGTTCATCAAAATCTGATGCTGGCTGGTGTTTGCAACCCACAGGGCAGCTGCAAaggctggagctgagcagcTGTACTCTCACTGTAAGCTCTGACAGCTTTTGATGTAAAACTAATTGCTGCACATGTTCCAGACGTGTCCTGTGGGAGCTGGATACTTACCTTTTGGTGTTTTAGTGTGTGTGACTGTAGCCAAATAAAGCATCCCGTTTtgtaaaaaattgaaaataccTGAATagaaaacatgcagaaataaatCCATTTAAGGACAGGAAGAGAATCCAAAAGGAACACAGCTGATCAAACTGCACACCACCACGAGCATAGCCAGCTGTTGGCTTGTAAAGCCTGCGGTTGCCTAACCCCAGTCTAAGTGGTGGAGGGAACGTCTCTGCTAGGCTGGGGGTTACAGCGTGCCCAGCGCTGTCCTGCTGACCACAGCACGGTGTGAGAGCTGTGGGCTACTTCCCACGGCCCTGACAGTCCAAATTACTGCCAGAAGCTCCCCGAGAGCAGCACGCCTGGGCAGATGCAGGGACACCACAGGTCACAGCTCCTGCATCAACCAGCCCCGGCACAGTGGGCGCCTGGATCCACTCTGAGCTGCGGAGGGGGAATGCAACGCTGCAGCCTCAGGGGCTGGGAGCTCTGCAAAACCAAGCCTAAGTGGTAGCACAGCTGCTACTGGCAGCAGGAATGTGGCTTTTACAACAACAGGACCCCCTCTGAGCACTGACAGGCAGAGATGGCACCCAGATGACCACGTGAGGCAATAGCAGTTTTTGTAAAGAGGCTGGCCAGCCCGGTGAGGAGAGCCTTACACCAGGAATGATGCAGTGAGAAGATGATAGCCCAGTCAAACAAGGAAGAGATAGATCAGCTTGGCAATGGCTGCAGGCTGACATGGACAAAAGACcttataacaaaaaaaaattaaaaagcctgAAGGGGATCTGAACCATATGCACACACAGAAGGAAGTGCCAGGAGGACTCACACGGGAAGTTTTCACCCCTTTCCTGGGGGATGAGAACGGGTGCCTATGTGAAACTGCTAAATGCACAAAATAGGGAACTGGAGGCCGGTGCAGCTGCAGGGCTAGAGCTTCGTTGGGATCACAGAAACTGTGGGATAGCGCGACTGGAATGCTGGATAGTGGCTCCTCAGGATAAGACTGAACCCAGGGAAGGCAGCAGAAGTGGGGCACAGTGACCCTTTGCAGGAGAGAGCAGCAGGAACACCCGGAGCTCTGCCTAGGCACCGAGCACAGGCTAGCAGAGACCTTAGGGTGAGACCTTACAGGTCGGGATTAGAGCATGGGCAGTGTGACAAGGGGACATCATGAGGGATGCCTGCCTCATCCTGCCCGGTTGGGAAATGGAGGATGAGGCCTTCTTCAGACAACAGGGAGAAGCTTCGTGTTCACAGGCCCTGGTGCTCATATGGGGCTTTAACTACCCCGGTACCTCAGGAAGGGCAACGCAGCAGCACACGGGCACTGCAGGAGATGTCAGGATTTCCACTGAACCACAAGACACATTTTTCCTGTGAAGAGCAGCCACACACAGGATGAGGAGAGGAAGCCAACGGGGTCCGTGGGAGCTCAGTGGGTTACAGGCAGGACATCCCTAACCTCAGTGAGCACAGCCCCGCAAGGATCTCCCATTCTGTGGTAACCACGAGAGGCCGCGGCGGCAGTGCCCGGGCAGCGCTCCCACCccgcagccagccctgcaggccGCCAGCCCCGTCCTCACCCGAACACCATGGTGCCGTCCTTGCGGATGCCGAACTGGGCGTTCTGCAGGCCGTGGGCATTCCTCACCAGCCTGCCGTCGCTCACCACGTTCCCCAGGCACTCGCCCGTCTCCATGTCGAAGTAGCCGCCGTTCTGGGCCACCAGGCAGCCGCCCAGCCTCGCCGTCTCCTCCACGGGGGCTCTGCGGCGAGCCCGGCAGCCCCCTTCTCCGCCGGGCTCCAGCACCGAGAAGGTCCTGCGGGGGTTCCTGACGAAGGTGAAGTGCCCGTACACCACCCGGCGATCGTCGCCCTCCGGGGGCACGTAGGAGACGAAGGGCCTGGTGGTGGCCACggggagctggctgctgctgtccgCGGGCCATGCCTCGTGCGTGGCGTTGCCGTGCCGCAGGGGCTGGCAGTCCCGCACCGCGCGGTGCGGGTGGCGGGGGCCGTGCCGCCCGGCTGGGTACGGCTGCAGcaggcgggggccgggggcagccctGCAACGACAGCGCCCGGGCGTTACGGCTCGGCTGGGCTCGGCTCCGCCGCTCTCTgtctcccccctctcccctccatcCCCGCTCCTCCCGGTCCCGGAGATCCGCAGGGCCGCCACTCACCCGTGGCCGAGCGCcgcctgcagccagcccagcgccgccagcgccgccgccgccagcgcCCGGCCcagcgcccgccgccgcccgcggtccccgcccgcagccccggccccgaTCCCggtcccagccccggccccggccgccatCTTCGGGGGGCGCCCGGCGGCAGCGCGGCCCCTGGCGGCGCGGAGGGCCCGGGGACGGCGCTGCCGCGGGAGGGGCAacgagaggagaggagaggaaacgGCCTCGGGGGGCACCAGGGTGGGGGGTTAAGGGAAGATCCGTCACTGGAGGGGTGCGAGGGCTTGCGGAAAGCGGGCTCCCCGGTCAGCAGGCTGTGCAGGAGCTGCGCTGTGCCTGCAGCACGGGGGCGGTTCCGCCAATGTGCGCTCCTGGCACGACAACTTGCCTTGGTTATATGCTGTAAGGAGTCACATACGCATGAAGTTTCACACTACGCcaatacatattcataacctgtcCCCGCTCTGTATGAAAATTAGTGCCAAGGAGTCATTTCCATCAACTCCTCCCAGCTGCACTACACAGTGTGTTCTGGTGGCGGTCTTCGGGGGTCGTGGGGATGAAGGTTGGTGACTCTTCCTCATCACCACTCCTTGAcctcttgtctctgcacagactcagttgctccttggctcttgtccatcCACAGGACCAGTTTCTACCAGTTTCTTAAGATGCGCTCACACTCTTATTGGGAGACTGGCCTTGGTAAACAGGCCCAAGGCTTTAATTAATTTGAGCATCCTGGTTTTATGCTGTCTATCACTCTACCTCTACTTGATAAGCTTCCCCTAACTTCCTCTCTCAGCTCCCCCTTTTCTAAAAGTTAGTAAATTCTTTTCTAAAAGGTCAGTGATTTATTGTATtctcctaactccctctctTGGTGAgattggaacaggctgcacGGGGAAGTGGTTGGGTCTCCAGCCCTGCAAGTGTTCCAAAGACACAGAGATTTGGTGCTGAGGGACACGATCTAGCAGTAGACTTGGCTAAtgcttggacttgatgatcttggagatcttttctACCTAAATCCATGGTTGGAtaaatggttggacttgatgatcttggagggcttttcaaCCTAATGCCATCCTGTGTAACGTGCTCAGGTGATCCTGCTCGGCAGGGGGTTGGAGTAGATGGTCTTCACgtgtctcttccaacctcagtcattctgcgattctgtgattctgtaaacaattctatgattctgtgattctatgattcttaaCACAGCTCTAACAATGATTTTTCATCTTGCCTTGGCAAGATAAAACAGCAAATGTTTCTGTCTGGAGGCTTCTGTCCGCTCTTGGCATCTGTGTTTCCATCAGCAAAGAGGGATCAGCAAACTGAAAGTCGCAGAAAATTGTTCATTACACACATGTGTTAGAACCAGTGGGATGCAGATGTTGAAGGCATTTGGTGCTGTTGTGGCTTAACCCTGGTAGGCAGCTGAACCCCACACATCCACTTACTTGCTCTTCCCCAGTGGGATTGCAGAGAGAATCAGAAGGGTAAAAGTGAGAGAACTCATAGTTTAAGATAGTTTAAGACAGTTTAATTGGTAAAGGGAAAGCTGTGCAcgcaagcaaagcaaattaaGGAAATCATTCACTGCTCCCCATCGGCAGGCAGATGTTtagccatttccaggaaagcagggctcatcatgcGTAACAttacttgggaagacaaatCCCATAACCACgaatgtcccccccccccccccccttcctctttctttccctccagcTTTCATTGCTGAGCACGATGCCATATGGCAGGGAACATCCCTTGGTCAGCCTGGATCAGCTCTCTTTCcttggctgtgtcccctcccagctgcttGTGCACCCGCAGCCTCGTCGCTGGCAGGGCACTGTGGGAAGCACAAAAgtcttggtgtaagcactgctcagcagcagctagAGCGTGGCTATGTCATCACCACTATTTTAATCATAAATCCAAAATGTAGCACCATACCagctgctatgaagaaaattatctcAGCTAAAACCAGGGCAGATACCTGGCAGGATTGGGACTTGAGACAGCAAAGTTAGAGACGTCCCAGAAATATCCAGGATATTAATTCAGATTCGGTGAAGGTAAAGATCTCCTTAGAAGGTGAAGATCTTCCAGTAGAATTTGATCTACAGAAAAATGTGTGTATTTAACGGTAATGCATCCCTCTCTGGGATACTTGAAAACTTaacaagaaaacacacacagtgGACAACTATCCAGTGTTACCATAAACTAAAAACCAGCTCCCAAGGTTTAGTACTGCAAGACAAGACTGTGATTTGAAGGTTAATCCTATTTCACTACAAACTGAGCACCAGTCCGGCTCAAGGACCGATCACCTCGCTGTGCACGCGGCCTTCCTGCTGACAGTCTGCAGTGCGCTGTTGGTGTCAGCAGCAGTAGTAGTACAGGAACCCTCCGAGCGATCCTACTGCAACAGCTGTGGAATGGGAGGAACATCCATCTGTGGAGAAAGTCATTGAACAAGGCTACATGGCTTGCATAGGTGATGATCTGCACTGATTTTAAAGCCCTGTACATGTGGAAGGCTACAGTAAAGTTTAGTCAGGGAGATCAAATGTCAAACTGCGAGGCAGAACTTCAGTTGGATTTTGTAGCTGCTTTGCCCCATGATTTGTGTGTGACCCTGTGCTCAGCATTTGACCTCAAATAAAATACTCTGTGTTATACTGTACCCAGCTGCTGAGATAAGAGTAATCCTATTTTTCTACTTAGCAGGAATATTGCGAGCCTTCACTGTGATAGacactgaaggaagaaaaaaaaaaaaaaaagagagagaaaaaaaaaactatatataaaagaaaacattttatttcatgttatgAATCTGTAGCACAGTAGTTGATATCCCTGTGTGCAAGACTTCTGGATCCTTTCCTAGGATCAGAAATgtgggcagccaggtagattaATACTGGTGTTGCCACACTAAATTAAAATATGAGGATTTTAAGATTTCTGATTTTCCCATTCATTGGGCTTACTACCATAGAAATCAGGGAGACATTTGACTCGTTTTGTGTATGATAATGAACACTAGCTCTCTTAGCTCTCTGCCTACttcaagtgttttattttacaaatgccTTATTAATTGTGCCTTTCAGGagccttttttttgtgtatCTGTGTGTGTAAGACTAGACGGATTCATGGTAAAATGATAACATTGGTGAACCAGTGACTGAGAAATTTAACCAACTTTGCTCACAAATTACAAAATGGACTTGGTGTTTTGAAGCACAGGTTTGTAGGACCCTGAGTGCAGCAATAGGTCCTAGCTGTCCTGACCAGCCTTGCCGGGGGCCTTCACCCATGGACCTAGAAGCCTCATTTACACTCAGGTGAGACAGGGAACAAGGTAAAGG includes these proteins:
- the NAGPA gene encoding N-acetylglucosamine-1-phosphodiester alpha-N-acetylglucosaminidase encodes the protein MAAGAGAGTGIGAGAAGGDRGRRRALGRALAAAALAALGWLQAALGHGAAPGPRLLQPYPAGRHGPRHPHRAVRDCQPLRHGNATHEAWPADSSSQLPVATTRPFVSYVPPEGDDRRVVYGHFTFVRNPRRTFSVLEPGGEGGCRARRRAPVEETARLGGCLVAQNGGYFDMETGECLGNVVSDGRLVRNAHGLQNAQFGIRKDGTMVFGYLSEEDVLDQENPFIQLVSGVVWLLRDGEVYVGQSQKAECDETQTTGTFEKFINVISARTAVGHNSQGQLVLVHVDGQTETRGLNLWEMADFLKQQGIINAINLDGGGSATLVLNGTLASYPSEHCSFDNMWRCPRSISTIMCIHEPACEPPDCSGHGDCVQGECRCNGDFWRGPACDTLDCGPSNCSLHGTCTASGCLCDAGWVGSNCSEACASGFYGDACTQKCQCQNGGSCEPVHGACSCPAGYYGSSCEHVCPMGWYGPNCQQLCACEHACPCDRETGSCNITYDLEVQDQLNKAGQCLASQNKEKNKEKFSLSERTWISLTSVLALLLVISTVGNIGFFLKARSERQRESDDYLYHPLMEMNGEASHTSTSAACETEDTQE